CAGCACCCGCACCATCACCTACTCCGAGGCCATCCGCGAGGGCATCGGCCAGGCCATGGAGGCCGACGACAGCGTCTTCATGCTCGGCGAGGACATCGGCGTCTACGGCGGCGCCTTCGGGGTCAGCGGTGACCTCTACCACCGCTTCGGCCCCGAGAGGATCCGGGACACCCCGATCTCCGAGCTCGGCATCGTCGGCGCCGCCGTCGGCGCCGCGCTGGCGGGCATGCGCCCCATCGTCGAGATCCAGTTCTCCGACTTCACCAACCAGGCGATGGACCAGATCGTCAACCAGGCGGCCAAGATCCACTTCATGCTCGGCGGCGCGGCGTCGGTGCCGATGGTGCTCCGGGCCCCGCTCGGCTCCGGCACCGGTGCCGCCGCCCAGCACTCGCAGAGCCTGGAAGCGTGGTTCGCCCACGTGCCGGGCCTCAAGGTGGTCATGCCGGCCACGGCCGAGGACGCCAAGGGCCTGCTGCTGTCGGCGATCGACGACCCGAACCCGGTCATCGTGCTCGAGCACAAGCTGCTCTACCGCACCTCCGGCCCGGTCCCCGAGGAGGCCGTGCGCATCCCCCTCGGCAAGACCGCGGT
This DNA window, taken from Nocardioides sp. HDW12B, encodes the following:
- a CDS encoding alpha-ketoacid dehydrogenase subunit beta, which translates into the protein MSSPTSTRTITYSEAIREGIGQAMEADDSVFMLGEDIGVYGGAFGVSGDLYHRFGPERIRDTPISELGIVGAAVGAALAGMRPIVEIQFSDFTNQAMDQIVNQAAKIHFMLGGAASVPMVLRAPLGSGTGAAAQHSQSLEAWFAHVPGLKVVMPATAEDAKGLLLSAIDDPNPVIVLEHKLLYRTSGPVPEEAVRIPLGKTAVRRTGADLSIVATGVMVSRALEAAETLAAEGIEVSVIDPRTLSPLDDAPILADVARTGRALLVQEAPGHVGFMAEIAARISESPTLYRLLAPIKRLSGLNAPIPYAPQLETASVPQVDDIVEAALTIMKES